The nucleotide window TGTTCCCACAGCCGGTGCAGAAACCCCACCCGAGGATCCTCCTGTCGGCCAACAGCGTCGCCTCCGCGCGCTTCGCCGGCAGGATGCGCTGCGACGCTGGCATCAGCTTCATGGCGCCGGAGAAGTGCGGGGAAGTCGTGGCCGCCTACCGTGAAGCAGCCGCCGAGGCCGGCTGGGCACCGACCGCAGACAACATCCTCTACCGGCAGTTCGCCTACATCGCCGAGACCGACGAGCAGGCTCGCGAGGACACCGCCGACAAGTGGCCGCAGGGCAAAGGACTGTTCGCCACCGACAACCTCGACCAGCTGATCGCGATGGCCACGGCGGGCGCGGCCCTGGCCGGCGCTCCCAAGGGGGCACCTCTGGATCCCTCGATGGCGCCCAAGTTCGGCGAGCCCTTCCTCGGCAGCCCCGAGACCGTACTGGCGCAGATCCGTGAGGCGGAGCGGCACATCGGAATGGGCCGCGTCGAGTTCGCCATCGTGCCGCCGAGCAACTGCCTCAGCCACGAACAGGTGATCCGCTGCATCAAACTCATCGGCCGGGAACTCATCCCGGCCCTTCACGCCGACGCGCCTGCCGCCGCCTGACCGACAGAGGAGCCCACGATGACAACCACACCCACCGTGCCCGGCGCCGCCTTCACTGAGCACGCGGTCGAGGCCGACGGATTCACCATCCGGTACTTCGAGACAGGCGAAGGCGATGCCCTGGTCGTGCTCCACGGCGCCGGCGGCCCGGTGTTCTCCCCGGCGCTGGACATCCTCGCCGACCGCTACCGGGTGATCCTCTTCGAGATGCCCGGCTTCGGCGAGCAGCCCAACGACCGCCACCAGTCGCTCGCCGAGATGGCCGCCACGATCGACGCGGCGACACGGGCACTCGGCCTGGAGTTCTACCACCTGCTCGGCACCTCCTTCGGCGGTGCCGTGGCCACGCACCTCGCGCTGAACCACTCGGAGCGGCTGGCCTCCCTCGTACTCGAAGCCCCGGCGACCTTCCGTGTCGGCAGCACCCCACCCGGGCCGCATCTGGCACCGGACGAGATGCGCCGCATGTTCCGCAGGCACCCCGAGCGGGTCCCGGCGTGGCAACCGCCGGACCCCTCGGCGGCGGCCCGGGTGTGGCCGCTGGTCGGACGACTGCTGGCGGAGACTCCGGAGTACGACGAGCAACTCGTGGCACGCCTGTCCACGTGCCAGGTCCGCACGCTCGTCGTGTTCGGGGACTACGACGGCGTGACCCCATCCGACAACGGGCGCGTCTTCCGGCGCCACATGCCGAACAGCCACTTTGTGCTCGTCCATGACGCGGCGCACGACATCCAGGCGGACCGGCCCGAAGCCTTCGCCGACGTCGTCGGCGACTTCCTCACCCGCGGATGGTCGTTCGCCCTCCCCGAGGAGTCCACTCTCATCAACCCCTGAGAGCGAAGAGGACGCAGAGCGCCTGCCCCCTTGCCCGACCGCCGGTCGGGCAAGGGGGCAGGCTGCGTCGGCGCACTCGGTCCGCATGGTGGACCAGCATTGTTACTCTGGGGACTGGTGCAGGCCTGCCGAACCGTGCGAGGAGAGCAATGCGAAGCGTCCTGACCGCTCTGCGGGTGCTGGAAGCCGTTTCCCAGCTGCAACCGGTGGGACTCAGCGAACTGAGTCGGCAGCTCGGCCTGCCCAAGACGACGGTCCAGCGGGGTCTTGTCGCCCTCGCCGAAGCCGGCTGGCTTGAGAGCGACCAGGCGGACAGCGCGCGCTGGATTGTCGCCACCAAGGCGTTCGTCGTCGGCAGTACGGTCGCCAATCGAGGCAGCCTGCGCGACCGAGCCCTGCCCCATATGAACGCGCTCGCGGCTGAGGTTCAGGAAACCATCCACCTGATGATCCCTGACGGTCACCAGGCCGTGCTCATGGAACGCCTCGACAGCCCGCACCCCGTGCGCGCCTTCGCCCCTCTGGGCGCGCGCGCCCCCCTGCATGCCAGCTCCAACGGAAAGGCGATCCTCGCCCATCTGCCGGACGAGGAGGCAGCCCGCTACGTGGAGCACGGCTTGGCGGCCGTCACGGAGCGAACCATCACCGAGCCCGCCAAGCTCTACGAGGAACTGGCCCTCATCAGGAAGCGCGGCTACGCGGTTGCCAACGAGGAACTGCAGGACGGCGTGGTCTCCGTAGCCGCGCCCATCCTCGCCGCCGATGAACGCCCCGTCGGCTCCCTGTCCATCTCAGCGCCGAAGGCACGGATGCCCAGGACGCTCTGGTCCGACTACGGAAAAAAGGTCCACCAGGCAGCCAACACCATCGCCGACGCTCCTTCGCCCCGATGACCGGGTAGCCGATGTGCCGGTCGGTCCTACTTGTCGGGGACGCTCGAGCGGAGCCGTGTGGTCAAGTGGTGACCGGTGGCGCGTTCCCGTTCGTAGTGCTCGGCGAGGAGGTCGTGGCCGAGGTCGTTCCGGTAGTCCCGCCACATCGAGTGGATGTGGTTGCCGTTGTCGATGGCGTTGTCGAACTCGATCAGCACGGTGCTGCCTTGGATGCGGAAGTAGTGGGGGGTTCCGGGTTCCTGGCCGCCCGCCCAGCAGAAGTAGAGGTTGTCCAGTCCTTCACGTTCGACGCGGGCGAGTTGCTTGCGCGCGAGTTCACCGGGCATCCGCCAGAGGTAGGTCCCGACGAGTTCGACGAGTGCGTCGCCCTGGTCAGTGGTCAGGTCTTTGCCACAGACGCCCTTCGGATCGTCCTTGCTGAACTTCAGCGCTTCGCGGTCCTCGTCAGTGATCCGGTACCACGGGATACCCAGGTCTTCGTGATCCGGGTATTCCACCTTGCCGATGAAGGGGACCTGCCGGGTGGCGTAGTCGGCAGGTGCCACCGTGTGGATCACCGTCTGGTCCCGCTGCACGGGCGTGAGTGAGCGCAACAGCGCGAAGGCCTGATCCTCCTCGTGCGCCAAGGGAGCGAGCAAGCCGGCACTGGCAGGCTGTGCCCCGAGGTTGCACGGGGTGACCGTCAGCCACCGCTGCCCGATGATGGTGTAGCTCAGGGAGATGTGGTGGCCCAGGAAGCGCCAACCCCAGGTGTCCTCGAAACCTGGTCGGCCGAAGAACGCGAGGAAGTACTGGTCGCTGTTGCGGAAGTCGCCCGTCGGTGCGCCCAGCATCTGCTGTTCGCGCTCGCGCAGGATGTTCTCCATCGCCATGATCTGCAGCACCTGGCTGTAGCCCTGCTCGCTCAGCGACGCCGCGAGAAGACTGTGCACGAGCGTGCGCTGGTGGGAGTTCAAGCCAGCCAGCGGCACCCCCTGACGATCAGGCTTGGGAATGAAGTCCCAGTCCACCCGGCCCGGGTCGTCCATGGAGAACTCGCACTCACGCCGCTGAGCGCCGTCCATGCTGTACAGCAACGCCCATGTGGTCACCAACATGCGGCGGATGGTCTCCGGTGCCTCGTAGACCTCTGTTGTCCCAGTCGTCTCGATCGTCATGCCACACCGTCGCTGGCGGTCGTCTCGACATGTGCGCGGACACGGCCTTGCTCGTCTGTCCATCCCTGGCGTTCGGCGTATGCAATCATCGCCGCGAGCTTGTCCTGCCATGCGTCATCCTCCGCACGCCCCGCCAGGTTCGTGAGCGTGTCCGGCTTCACCCATGCGTGCGTGGACGTGACAAGGACGACCTTGAACGCGGTGAAGTCCTCTTGTTCGCACATCTCGACGGTGGGAGGGACTCGTCGGGTGTCTACGCGGAGATACACACGCCACTCCTTTGAGGCAGGGACAGAGGGCGCGCAAGCAAAGTCATACTGTCAGCGCGCTGATATGTCACAAGTTAGATTTGAAACATCACTGTGTCAACCTGCTGCACCTGCGGCTATTGCGGGGTCGTCTTCCGCAGCGGTACGACCTCTGTCGCGACCACGGACGGCCAGCGTGCCAGCGTACGCAGGACCCGGTTGTGGGACTGCTCGATGTAGTACCGCGCGAACTCCGCGAACTTGTCACCGTCACGCAGGAGGAAGTTGTCCTTCCACCTGCCCAGAGGGACAAGCGGTTCCCCGTAGTCCAGCAGTTCGGAGTCGATGACCAGGATCCACACCCGTGTCAACTCTCCAGACAAACGGGCGCAGGTACTGATCATGTAGTCGTTGCGGGTGGCCTCGGCCAGGATGGTGAACATCTGGTCGATGATCTCGACAGTGCGTTGTGTGGCCTCTCGCGTGCGCCCCTGCTCCTTCGTCAGACTCGCAATTTCCGCGCCACAGGCGATGATGCGGTCGAGCTGCTCCTCAGTGGCGCCGACGACACCGCGACGGGCCACCTCCGGCCCGAGGACTGCCCAGAAGTCGAAGAGATCGTCGACCGCCTTGATGGTGAGGGGCTTGACCTGGTAGCCCTTCCTCGGAAGCGTGCGCACCAGCCCCTCGTGATCCAGGCGAGTAAGTGCGTCACGGATGGGCGACACCCCGAAACCCGTATCGGTCGCGAGCCGGCGTTCGGTGAGCCGCTCCCCCGGGGCCAGCCGACACCTGACGATGTCAGCCCGAATCCGGAGGTAGGCGGCTTCGCCGAGGGACCCCGTATCCAGCTCACGGTCACTCAAGGTCATCGGTCCTCGTCTGTAGGTGGACATCTTCGTTAACCTACAGGCTACATTGCACGGGACTGCCAGTGATGTGTCACTGCGGGGTAGTACCGCACTACGAGGACAAGACGGTTTTGGGTGGAGCCGCACCGAGGGGCCGGCTCCGCCGGTGACGAGGGCATCCATCCCTTGGTCAGTAGCCGGTGTCGCAGTTGTGAGGGTTACTGCAGAGGTGAACTGACCGTCGGGCTCAAGCATGTGACCTCGACTCCAGTGATCTTCGACGGGTCGAATCCTTCGAGGTCGGCAAGGAACTGGCCGGCGCCCGACTCACGGAGGCCGGCTCAGACGGGCGCCGCCAGCTCCGGACTCCGACCAAAGCGCTCGGCCAGTTCGGTGGGGTCAGCGCCCTCATCCATCGACGCCAGCACGAACAGCCGTGGTTCCTTGTCGTCGGGGCTGGTCCAGAAGCCATGTGCGCGGATACCGGCCTTCGGGAAGAAGCCGTTCAGGTACCGGGGATAGATCACATCCCGGCTGCACATGGGCGCAGGTCCCGTCAGCGTTCGGTCCGCCCTGGGCCACCGCTTATCGCCGTTTCATGGGATGGTCCACGGCCCGGGTGCGGGCAAAGCTGCACTGGCCTGGTCCTGGACGAATTCGGTTTCCGCGGTGAGCTGGACTGGTCGAGGTGCGCGATCGACCCGGCCGGCTTGCGGGCTCTCAAGATGGAGGGATGGGGTGTGTCGCGCGGGGGCGGTCTGCAGTGGATCAGCTGAGCCGTCGGGTGGGCTCGCGCGTGACGGCCCGGCCGATGATCTCCTTCATGATCTCTGTGGTTCCCGCGTAAAGCGTGCTGGCACGGGCATCGAGGAACTCGCGCGCGATGGCGTACTCACGCATGAAGCCGTATCCGCCGTGCAGTTGCAGGCACTGCGAGAGCACGCGCTGCTGCAGTTCGGTTGTCCACCACTTGGCCATTGCCGCCTCGATGTCCGAGAGCCCGTCATGGACGTACTCGTCGATGCACCGATCGACGAAGACGCGGGCGACCTGCACCTCGGTGGCAAGCTCGGCAAGAGTGAAGCGAGTCGCCTGGAACGACGTCAGCGGCTGCCCGAAGGCATGGCGCTCAGTGGTGTGGGACAGCGCATGGCCGAACGCGCGTTCCATGCTCGCCACCGCGGTCACCGCCACGCTGAGCCGCTCGCGCACCAGGTTCTGGCGCAGACAGCTGAGCGCTTCACCCTCCTTCCCGAGGAGATTCCCGCGCGGCACGCGGACGTTGTCGAAGAACAGTTCGGCCGTGTCCTGGGCAGCCAGGCCGATCTTGTCGAGTTTGCGGCCGCGGCTGAATCCGGGCATGTCGCGTTCCACCACGAACAGGCTGAGGTGCCCGCTGCGCGGTGCCGGATCGGTCTTGGCCACGACGACAACCAGGTCGGCGAGGATGCCGTTGCTGATGAAGGTCTTGGTGCCGTTCAGGAGGTAGTCGTCGCCGTCGGGAACCGCGGTCGTGGCGATCCCTTTGAGGTCGCTGCCGGTGCCGGGCTCGGTCATGGCGAGGGCGGCCACGCGCTCGCCGGCGCACAACTGCGGGAGCCAGCGGGCCTTCTGTTGGTCGGTACACAACTCGTCCAGGTAGGGAGCAACGAGGTCGTTGAAGCCCGAGAGGCCCATGACTACCGAGGTCGCCCCCACACGGGTGAGTTCCTCGTTGATCACCACGCTGTAGCGGAAGTCCGGCTCGCCGCCCCCACCGTGGCGCTCGTCGACGCCCATGCCCAGCAGCCCCAGGGCGCCCGCCTTGGCGTACAGCGCGCGGTCGACGACACCGGCGGCGTTCCACTCGTCGAGGTGAGGGGCCACCTCGCGTTCGGCGAAGTCCCGCGCCACGGACCTCAGTTGCTCGTGCATCACGTCGAAGACATGTCGTTTCATCCGTCCTCCAGAACGGTTCGGAGGGGAGTGGGAAG belongs to Streptomyces graminofaciens and includes:
- a CDS encoding LLM class flavin-dependent oxidoreductase, translating into MKVELFTPVAYYGDLDAYETWPLRPRWYKSEHGMQSMQFGFEQMEAAYEGGFDSLNLAEHHYTSQLTPVPHLFAAALGERLPDAQIAVNGTDLPLHNPIMVAEQYAMLDNLLGGRLRFALLRGTPNEYMTYGTNPWEAREKFEEGVELVIRALTEPEPFGWEGKYFRSRNIALFPQPVQKPHPRILLSANSVASARFAGRMRCDAGISFMAPEKCGEVVAAYREAAAEAGWAPTADNILYRQFAYIAETDEQAREDTADKWPQGKGLFATDNLDQLIAMATAGAALAGAPKGAPLDPSMAPKFGEPFLGSPETVLAQIREAERHIGMGRVEFAIVPPSNCLSHEQVIRCIKLIGRELIPALHADAPAAA
- a CDS encoding alpha/beta fold hydrolase, with amino-acid sequence MTTTPTVPGAAFTEHAVEADGFTIRYFETGEGDALVVLHGAGGPVFSPALDILADRYRVILFEMPGFGEQPNDRHQSLAEMAATIDAATRALGLEFYHLLGTSFGGAVATHLALNHSERLASLVLEAPATFRVGSTPPGPHLAPDEMRRMFRRHPERVPAWQPPDPSAAARVWPLVGRLLAETPEYDEQLVARLSTCQVRTLVVFGDYDGVTPSDNGRVFRRHMPNSHFVLVHDAAHDIQADRPEAFADVVGDFLTRGWSFALPEESTLINP
- a CDS encoding IclR family transcriptional regulator, which codes for MRSVLTALRVLEAVSQLQPVGLSELSRQLGLPKTTVQRGLVALAEAGWLESDQADSARWIVATKAFVVGSTVANRGSLRDRALPHMNALAAEVQETIHLMIPDGHQAVLMERLDSPHPVRAFAPLGARAPLHASSNGKAILAHLPDEEAARYVEHGLAAVTERTITEPAKLYEELALIRKRGYAVANEELQDGVVSVAAPILAADERPVGSLSISAPKARMPRTLWSDYGKKVHQAANTIADAPSPR
- a CDS encoding DUF3500 domain-containing protein produces the protein MTIETTGTTEVYEAPETIRRMLVTTWALLYSMDGAQRRECEFSMDDPGRVDWDFIPKPDRQGVPLAGLNSHQRTLVHSLLAASLSEQGYSQVLQIMAMENILREREQQMLGAPTGDFRNSDQYFLAFFGRPGFEDTWGWRFLGHHISLSYTIIGQRWLTVTPCNLGAQPASAGLLAPLAHEEDQAFALLRSLTPVQRDQTVIHTVAPADYATRQVPFIGKVEYPDHEDLGIPWYRITDEDREALKFSKDDPKGVCGKDLTTDQGDALVELVGTYLWRMPGELARKQLARVEREGLDNLYFCWAGGQEPGTPHYFRIQGSTVLIEFDNAIDNGNHIHSMWRDYRNDLGHDLLAEHYERERATGHHLTTRLRSSVPDK
- a CDS encoding GntR family transcriptional regulator; the protein is MLEPDGQFTSAVTLTTATPATDQGMDALVTGGAGPSVRLHPKPSCPRSAVLPRSDTSLAVPCNVACRLTKMSTYRRGPMTLSDRELDTGSLGEAAYLRIRADIVRCRLAPGERLTERRLATDTGFGVSPIRDALTRLDHEGLVRTLPRKGYQVKPLTIKAVDDLFDFWAVLGPEVARRGVVGATEEQLDRIIACGAEIASLTKEQGRTREATQRTVEIIDQMFTILAEATRNDYMISTCARLSGELTRVWILVIDSELLDYGEPLVPLGRWKDNFLLRDGDKFAEFARYYIEQSHNRVLRTLARWPSVVATEVVPLRKTTPQ
- a CDS encoding acyl-CoA dehydrogenase family protein produces the protein MKRHVFDVMHEQLRSVARDFAEREVAPHLDEWNAAGVVDRALYAKAGALGLLGMGVDERHGGGGEPDFRYSVVINEELTRVGATSVVMGLSGFNDLVAPYLDELCTDQQKARWLPQLCAGERVAALAMTEPGTGSDLKGIATTAVPDGDDYLLNGTKTFISNGILADLVVVVAKTDPAPRSGHLSLFVVERDMPGFSRGRKLDKIGLAAQDTAELFFDNVRVPRGNLLGKEGEALSCLRQNLVRERLSVAVTAVASMERAFGHALSHTTERHAFGQPLTSFQATRFTLAELATEVQVARVFVDRCIDEYVHDGLSDIEAAMAKWWTTELQQRVLSQCLQLHGGYGFMREYAIAREFLDARASTLYAGTTEIMKEIIGRAVTREPTRRLS